In Ascaphus truei isolate aAscTru1 chromosome 5, aAscTru1.hap1, whole genome shotgun sequence, one genomic interval encodes:
- the SSBP1 gene encoding single-stranded DNA-binding protein, mitochondrial isoform X1 — protein MRLPEVGREIGRKWAWRGQEAAGSEVSDFQYQTVQEQPQQMFRRPVIQVLRQFVRCESGDSAMILERSLNRVQLLGRVGQDPVMRQAEGKNPVTIFSVATNEMWKTGESAAFSQTATGDINQKTTWHRVSIFRPGLRDVAYQHIKKGARVYVEGKIDYGEYTDKNNVRRQATTVIADNIIFLTDLRDKP, from the exons ATGAGGCTGCCGGAAGTGGGGCGAGAAATCGGACGGAAGTGGGCCTGGAGAGGACAGGAGGCTGCCGGAAGTGAG GTGTCGGATTTTCAGTATCAAACAGTGCAAGAGCAACCACAGCAGATGTTCCGCCGGCCCGTCATCCAG GTGCTCCGGCAGTTTGTAAGATGTGAATCCGGTGACTCTGCCATGATTCTGGAGAGAT CTCTGAACAGAGTGCAGTTACTGGGGCGAGTGGGGCAGGACCCAGTCATGAGGCAGGCGGAAGGGAAGAACCCTGTGACCATCTTCTCTGTGGCGACCAATGAGATGTGGAAGACGGGGGAGAGCGCCGCCTTCTCCCAGACAG CCACTGGAGACATCAACCAAAAGACCACATGGCACAGGGTGTCCATTTTCCGACCTGGCCTCCGGGACGTAGCGTACCAGCATATCAAAAAGGG CGCTCGCGTATACGTGGAAGGAAAGATAGATTACGGGGAATATACAGATAAGAACAACGTGAGGAGGCAGGCCACCACCGTTATAGCAG ATAACATCATATTCCTGACTGACCTACGGGACAAACCTTGA
- the SSBP1 gene encoding single-stranded DNA-binding protein, mitochondrial isoform X3 — protein MFRRPVIQVLRQFVRCESGDSAMILERSLNRVQLLGRVGQDPVMRQAEGKNPVTIFSVATNEMWKTGESAAFSQTATGDINQKTTWHRVSIFRPGLRDVAYQHIKKGARVYVEGKIDYGEYTDKNNVRRQATTVIADNIIFLTDLRDKP, from the exons ATGTTCCGCCGGCCCGTCATCCAG GTGCTCCGGCAGTTTGTAAGATGTGAATCCGGTGACTCTGCCATGATTCTGGAGAGAT CTCTGAACAGAGTGCAGTTACTGGGGCGAGTGGGGCAGGACCCAGTCATGAGGCAGGCGGAAGGGAAGAACCCTGTGACCATCTTCTCTGTGGCGACCAATGAGATGTGGAAGACGGGGGAGAGCGCCGCCTTCTCCCAGACAG CCACTGGAGACATCAACCAAAAGACCACATGGCACAGGGTGTCCATTTTCCGACCTGGCCTCCGGGACGTAGCGTACCAGCATATCAAAAAGGG CGCTCGCGTATACGTGGAAGGAAAGATAGATTACGGGGAATATACAGATAAGAACAACGTGAGGAGGCAGGCCACCACCGTTATAGCAG ATAACATCATATTCCTGACTGACCTACGGGACAAACCTTGA
- the SSBP1 gene encoding single-stranded DNA-binding protein, mitochondrial isoform X2 produces MISSVAVTIHLIHLPWPPADALTRTPSYFVCTFSLLTNSIVLRQFVRCESGDSAMILERSLNRVQLLGRVGQDPVMRQAEGKNPVTIFSVATNEMWKTGESAAFSQTATGDINQKTTWHRVSIFRPGLRDVAYQHIKKGARVYVEGKIDYGEYTDKNNVRRQATTVIADNIIFLTDLRDKP; encoded by the exons ATGATTAGCTCCGTGGCtgttactatacacctcatacatcttccttggccccctgcagacgcacttacccgaACACCTTCCTACTTTGTCTgcacgttctccctacttaccaattcgatt GTGCTCCGGCAGTTTGTAAGATGTGAATCCGGTGACTCTGCCATGATTCTGGAGAGAT CTCTGAACAGAGTGCAGTTACTGGGGCGAGTGGGGCAGGACCCAGTCATGAGGCAGGCGGAAGGGAAGAACCCTGTGACCATCTTCTCTGTGGCGACCAATGAGATGTGGAAGACGGGGGAGAGCGCCGCCTTCTCCCAGACAG CCACTGGAGACATCAACCAAAAGACCACATGGCACAGGGTGTCCATTTTCCGACCTGGCCTCCGGGACGTAGCGTACCAGCATATCAAAAAGGG CGCTCGCGTATACGTGGAAGGAAAGATAGATTACGGGGAATATACAGATAAGAACAACGTGAGGAGGCAGGCCACCACCGTTATAGCAG ATAACATCATATTCCTGACTGACCTACGGGACAAACCTTGA